In Paracoccaceae bacterium Fryx2, a single genomic region encodes these proteins:
- a CDS encoding PhnD/SsuA/transferrin family substrate-binding protein: MDRRKFLAASGACLAAPCIARAAGTIRLGLTPVFLDNDAEIIARLRSALGRGTGRTVELVQRRTYREVTGLLLEGTVDAAWLCGYPFLQHEAALALIGVPVWRGAPLYRSYLIAAATDSARGLPDLRGGTHAFSDPDSNSGWLVTASDLARMGERPDTFFASFLFTYGHRNVVRAVAGGLTRSGSVDGYVWEALSALEPDLTARTRIIARSEPLGFPPFVVRKDRAADDTVSVLRDVLMALDRTGDGRAALSLLQLDGVVAGDIALFEGIRQRMRMVAAP; this comes from the coding sequence ATGGATCGACGCAAATTTCTTGCGGCGTCAGGGGCCTGCCTTGCCGCCCCCTGCATCGCACGGGCGGCGGGCACGATCCGGCTGGGCCTGACCCCGGTTTTCCTGGACAACGACGCCGAGATCATTGCCCGGCTTAGGTCCGCGCTGGGCAGGGGCACCGGTCGGACGGTCGAGCTTGTGCAGCGCCGGACCTACCGCGAGGTGACGGGCCTGCTGCTGGAAGGAACCGTCGATGCGGCCTGGCTGTGCGGCTATCCGTTCCTGCAGCACGAAGCGGCACTTGCCCTGATCGGCGTGCCGGTCTGGCGGGGTGCGCCGCTGTATCGGTCCTACCTGATCGCCGCCGCGACCGACTCCGCCCGGGGCCTGCCGGACCTGCGGGGCGGCACCCATGCCTTTTCCGACCCCGACAGCAATTCCGGCTGGCTGGTGACCGCATCCGACCTGGCCCGGATGGGCGAGCGGCCGGACACGTTCTTCGCGAGCTTCCTGTTCACCTATGGCCACCGCAACGTGGTGCGCGCGGTGGCGGGGGGGCTGACACGGTCGGGCAGCGTCGACGGATACGTGTGGGAGGCCCTGTCCGCGCTGGAACCCGACCTGACCGCGCGCACCAGGATCATCGCCCGGTCCGAACCCCTGGGCTTCCCGCCCTTCGTGGTGCGCAAGGACAGGGCGGCGGACGACACCGTTTCGGTGCTGCGCGACGTTCTCATGGCGCTGGACAGGACCGGGGACGGCCGCGCCGCGCTGTCGCTCCTGCAGCTTGACGGCGTGGTGGCCGGGGACATCGCGCTGTTCGAGGGCATCCGCCAGCGAATGCGGATGGTGGCGGCGCCATGA
- a CDS encoding response regulator encodes MSLLSGRRIALVEDDEIMGASLDQRLRLEGAEVIWLKLVNRAVGALRTPRAPIDAVICDIRLPDGTGEELFETLCRTMTPPPFLFITGQGGIDQAVRLLKAGAADYITKPFAMAEFLERLAMLVAPEKAGKDVGLLGISTAARRIDDLAVQAAGSDLPVLIRGAGGTGKLLVARQIHSLSDRRAALFAHANLARAEDTAAALRAAMTEVGEGTIFLNGLCHMDRALQDGLMVWLDRGTPARIVTACGTDTTIAVKPNRVRGDLLHRLNRLEIPIPPLKDRPEDAVWLLHRLFAAFNALRGQPMRGISPQTEAAVRAHDWPENGRELRARLRQAMAVAQQDILMPVHLFPEIEAVSASPASLSDVRDAAERLHIQRVLEACGGQMTEAARRLRISRTTLWEKMQKLGL; translated from the coding sequence ATGAGCCTGCTGTCGGGCCGCCGCATCGCATTGGTCGAAGATGACGAGATCATGGGCGCCTCGCTCGACCAGCGGCTTCGGCTGGAGGGCGCCGAGGTGATCTGGCTGAAGCTGGTCAACCGCGCCGTCGGCGCGCTTCGCACCCCGCGCGCGCCGATCGACGCGGTGATCTGCGACATTCGGCTGCCCGACGGCACGGGGGAAGAGTTGTTCGAGACGCTGTGCCGCACCATGACGCCGCCGCCCTTCCTGTTCATCACCGGGCAGGGCGGCATCGATCAGGCGGTCCGCCTGCTGAAGGCGGGGGCGGCGGACTACATCACCAAGCCCTTCGCGATGGCCGAGTTCCTGGAACGGCTGGCGATGCTCGTGGCCCCTGAAAAAGCGGGAAAGGATGTCGGCCTGCTGGGCATCAGCACCGCCGCGCGGCGCATCGACGACCTTGCCGTGCAGGCGGCAGGCTCGGACCTTCCGGTGCTGATCCGTGGCGCGGGCGGCACGGGGAAACTGCTGGTGGCCCGGCAGATCCACAGCCTGTCGGACCGCAGGGCCGCCCTCTTTGCGCACGCCAACCTGGCGCGGGCGGAAGACACCGCCGCCGCATTGCGCGCGGCGATGACCGAGGTTGGCGAGGGCACGATCTTCCTGAACGGCCTTTGCCACATGGACCGTGCCCTTCAGGACGGGTTGATGGTCTGGCTTGACCGGGGAACGCCCGCCCGCATTGTCACGGCCTGCGGCACCGACACGACCATTGCGGTGAAACCGAACCGCGTCCGGGGCGACCTGCTTCATCGGCTGAACCGGCTCGAGATCCCAATCCCCCCGCTGAAGGACCGGCCGGAAGATGCGGTCTGGCTGCTGCACCGGTTGTTCGCCGCCTTCAACGCCCTGCGCGGGCAGCCGATGCGGGGAATCTCGCCCCAGACCGAAGCCGCCGTGCGCGCCCATGACTGGCCAGAAAATGGCCGCGAGCTGCGGGCGCGACTGCGGCAGGCCATGGCAGTGGCGCAGCAGGACATCCTGATGCCGGTCCACCTGTTTCCGGAAATCGAGGCTGTCTCGGCCAGTCCGGCAAGTCTGTCGGACGTGCGCGACGCGGCGGAACGACTGCACATCCAGCGGGTGCTGGAAGCCTGCGGCGGACAGATGACCGAGGCGGCGAGGCGCCTGAGGATCTCGCGCACCACACTGTGGGAAAAGATGCAGAAGCTGGGCCTCTGA
- a CDS encoding alpha/beta fold hydrolase produces the protein MTRTPKAQESLAAAPVAAGLPAVVAPRPAPPQDHPHRNFDRAVRGAMARLSGGVSPHAFLEAWSDWAQHLAQSPGRQIDLAEHAQHNALKLMALTTSPADAPPFAPKPYDHRFDHPGWQSLPFQMWQQGFLAVQDWWDHATDATRGLRQEDADRTRFLARQTLDVLSPANFPLLNPEIIAETVRTGGLNLTEGAAHFTHDVLKTLSGQRDPAPEGYRIGEDLACTPGQVVFRNDLFELIQYAPQTAQVQARPILIVPAWIMKYYILDLSPHNSMVGYLVGQGFTVFMISWCNPTADQRDLALEDYRKRGVMAALDVVSAIVPDTQVHSVGYCLGGTMLAIAAATMARDGDDRLASVTLMAAQVDFAEAGELLLFLDESQIAFLEDLMWEQGYLDRPQMARAFAAIRAEDLIYTRNVQRYFLGRDDLPTDIGVWNADATRMPARMHSQYLRSLFLENRLTAGRFAVEGRVIALKDIDAPLFVIGTEADHIAPWRSVYKTQLFTDCDLSFVLTKGGHNGGILSEPGHKGRHYRLSHRPAGALYAGPDAWLAQHPARPGSWWPAWADWLQARGGGPAPAPAMGAPDRGHAPVGDAPGTYVFQP, from the coding sequence ATGACCCGAACCCCGAAAGCACAAGAAAGCCTTGCAGCCGCGCCGGTTGCTGCCGGGCTGCCGGCAGTGGTCGCACCCCGGCCCGCCCCCCCGCAGGACCATCCGCACCGCAACTTCGACCGGGCGGTCAGGGGGGCCATGGCGCGGCTGAGCGGCGGGGTCTCGCCCCACGCCTTCCTCGAAGCCTGGAGCGACTGGGCGCAGCATCTGGCGCAATCGCCCGGCCGCCAGATCGATCTCGCCGAACATGCGCAGCACAATGCGCTCAAGCTGATGGCGCTGACGACCAGCCCTGCCGACGCGCCGCCCTTTGCCCCGAAGCCCTATGACCACCGCTTCGACCATCCCGGCTGGCAGAGCCTGCCGTTCCAGATGTGGCAGCAGGGCTTTCTGGCGGTGCAGGACTGGTGGGACCATGCCACCGACGCCACGCGCGGATTGCGGCAGGAGGATGCCGACCGCACCCGCTTTCTGGCCCGCCAGACGCTCGACGTGCTCTCGCCGGCCAATTTTCCCCTGCTCAACCCCGAGATCATCGCCGAAACGGTCAGGACCGGCGGTCTGAACCTGACCGAAGGGGCGGCGCATTTCACGCATGACGTGCTGAAGACGCTGTCGGGGCAGCGCGACCCTGCGCCCGAAGGCTACCGCATCGGCGAGGATCTGGCCTGCACCCCCGGTCAGGTGGTGTTCCGCAACGACCTGTTCGAACTGATCCAGTATGCGCCGCAGACCGCACAGGTGCAGGCCCGGCCGATCCTGATCGTCCCGGCCTGGATCATGAAATACTACATCCTTGACCTGTCGCCGCACAACTCGATGGTCGGATACCTCGTCGGCCAGGGCTTCACCGTGTTCATGATATCGTGGTGCAACCCGACCGCCGACCAGCGCGACCTGGCGCTGGAGGATTACCGCAAGCGCGGTGTGATGGCGGCCCTCGATGTCGTCTCTGCGATCGTGCCCGACACGCAGGTGCATTCGGTCGGCTACTGTCTGGGCGGCACGATGCTGGCGATTGCGGCGGCCACGATGGCACGCGACGGCGACGACCGGCTGGCCTCGGTCACGCTGATGGCGGCACAGGTCGATTTCGCAGAGGCGGGCGAACTGCTGCTGTTTCTCGACGAAAGCCAGATCGCCTTCCTGGAAGATCTGATGTGGGAACAGGGCTATCTGGACCGCCCCCAGATGGCCCGGGCCTTTGCCGCGATCCGGGCCGAAGACCTGATCTACACCCGCAACGTGCAGCGCTATTTCCTGGGGCGGGATGACCTGCCGACCGATATCGGGGTCTGGAACGCCGACGCCACGCGGATGCCCGCACGGATGCATTCGCAATATCTGCGCAGCCTGTTTCTGGAAAACCGGCTGACGGCGGGGCGGTTCGCGGTTGAAGGCCGGGTCATCGCGCTGAAAGACATCGACGCGCCGCTGTTCGTGATCGGCACCGAAGCCGACCACATCGCGCCGTGGCGGTCGGTCTACAAGACCCAGTTGTTCACCGATTGCGACCTGAGCTTCGTGCTGACCAAGGGCGGGCACAACGGCGGCATTCTCAGCGAGCCGGGGCACAAGGGGCGGCATTACCGCCTGTCGCACCGCCCGGCCGGGGCGCTTTACGCAGGCCCCGATGCCTGGCTGGCGCAGCACCCGGCCAGGCCGGGGTCGTGGTGGCCCGCCTGGGCAGACTGGCTGCAGGCTCGCGGGGGCGGTCCGGCTCCGGCTCCGGCGATGGGCGCACCCGACAGGGGCCACGCTCCGGTCGGTGACGCGCCCGGCACCTATGTCTTCCAGCCGTGA
- the dprA gene encoding DNA-processing protein DprA, translating into MSVGGPAWTEAERLDWLRLIRSRRVGAVTFHRLLADHGSAAGALAALPGIAAAAGVENYAPCPVEVVRHEMAQARIAGARLLCFGEADYPAALHDLADAPPVLWVQGNAALLNRPMVAMVGARNASSLGLRMARRLAESLAEAGFVVVSGLARGIDAEAHAAALASGTVAVQAGGVDVVYPVENAALAADIAAKGCRVSEQPMGMEPQARHFPQRNRIVSGLAQAVIVVEAAGRSGSLITAKTALDQGREVLAVPGHPFDARAAGCNMLIRDGATLIRNAADVIEALGEGVTGRLVVPRRDEPVALPPLPGPVPARRPLQEIAALHSRILARLGPSPLAEDQLIRDLAMPAAHVAPELLTLELEGRIQRQAGGLLSRND; encoded by the coding sequence ATGTCTGTTGGCGGCCCTGCGTGGACGGAAGCCGAGCGGTTGGACTGGCTGCGGCTGATCCGGTCGCGGCGGGTCGGGGCGGTGACGTTCCACCGGCTGCTTGCCGACCACGGCTCGGCGGCCGGGGCGCTGGCGGCGCTGCCCGGAATCGCGGCGGCGGCGGGGGTGGAGAATTACGCACCCTGCCCGGTGGAGGTGGTGCGGCACGAGATGGCGCAGGCGCGGATTGCGGGCGCGCGGCTGCTGTGCTTCGGCGAGGCGGATTATCCGGCGGCGCTGCACGATCTGGCGGATGCGCCGCCGGTGCTGTGGGTGCAGGGCAATGCGGCGCTGCTGAACCGGCCGATGGTGGCGATGGTGGGGGCGCGCAATGCGTCGAGCCTGGGGCTGCGGATGGCGCGGCGGCTGGCGGAAAGCCTGGCCGAGGCCGGGTTTGTCGTGGTTTCCGGCCTCGCGCGCGGCATCGACGCCGAGGCACATGCGGCGGCGCTGGCCTCCGGCACGGTGGCGGTGCAGGCGGGCGGGGTGGATGTGGTCTATCCGGTCGAGAATGCGGCGCTGGCTGCCGACATCGCGGCGAAAGGCTGCCGCGTATCGGAACAGCCGATGGGGATGGAGCCGCAGGCGCGGCATTTCCCGCAGCGCAACCGCATCGTCTCGGGGCTGGCGCAGGCGGTGATCGTGGTCGAGGCGGCGGGGCGCTCGGGCAGCCTGATCACCGCGAAGACCGCGCTCGATCAGGGGCGCGAGGTGCTGGCGGTGCCGGGGCATCCGTTCGACGCGCGGGCCGCCGGGTGCAACATGCTGATTCGCGACGGGGCGACGCTGATCCGCAATGCCGCCGACGTGATCGAGGCGCTGGGCGAGGGCGTGACGGGGCGGCTGGTGGTGCCGAGGCGGGACGAGCCCGTGGCGTTGCCGCCCCTGCCGGGGCCGGTGCCCGCCCGGCGCCCCTTGCAGGAAATCGCCGCGCTGCACAGCCGGATTCTGGCGCGGCTCGGCCCCAGCCCGCTGGCCGAGGATCAGCTGATCCGCGACCTCGCGATGCCTGCGGCCCATGTCGCGCCCGAACTGCTGACGCTGGAACTGGAAGGGCGGATCCAGCGGCAGGCGGGGGGGCTGTTGTCGCGGAACGACTAG
- a CDS encoding glycine zipper 2TM domain-containing protein, translating to MKKFVLILPILALSLSACATTDQNAAMGALGGAALGAAVSDRDDRTQGALIGAAVGVAASTLIGPAPQQGQCYYRNSAGQRFIAAC from the coding sequence ATGAAAAAATTCGTCCTGATCCTGCCGATTCTCGCCCTGTCGCTGTCTGCCTGCGCCACCACCGACCAGAATGCCGCCATGGGCGCACTCGGCGGTGCAGCACTCGGCGCTGCGGTCTCCGATAGAGACGACCGCACCCAAGGCGCCCTGATCGGTGCCGCCGTCGGCGTCGCGGCCTCGACTCTGATCGGCCCGGCACCGCAGCAGGGCCAATGCTACTACCGCAATTCGGCAGGCCAGCGTTTCATCGCCGCCTGCTGA
- the topA gene encoding type I DNA topoisomerase, producing MAVVVVESPAKAKTINKYLGSDYTVLASYGHVRDLPPKDGSVDPEHDFEMKWEVAADSRKHVRAIAEALKTDNELILATDPDREGEAISWHLQEALASSIKKGTKVSRVTFNAITRAAVTEAMKNPRQVDGPLVDAYLARRALDYLVGFTLSPVLWRKLPGAKSAGRVQSVCLRLIVDREMEIEAFRAREFWTVGATLVTPRGQEFEARLTVLAARKLDKFDIPTAEAAELAVQAVTSRALTVQSVEAKPAARNPSAPFMTSTLQQEASRKFGMGAKQCMNAAQRLYEAGHITYMRTDGIDMAPEAVMAARDEIRRRFGAAYVPDSPRMYKNKAKNAQEAHECIRPTDMAAAPESLRLTEADQRKLYDLIWKRTIASQMAAARLERTTVDVGSADGQVVLRATGQVVLFDGFLKVYEEGRDDEEGDDARLPQIMPGEPAEKRKVAQEQHFTQPPPRYTEATLVKRMEELGIGRPSTYASILTTIVDREYVRKDKNRLIPEDKGRLVTAFLSNYFRKYVEYDFTADLEGQLDDVSAGTRAYKEVLARFWRDFSAAIAETADLRIGEVLTKIDEFLAPHLYPPRADGSDPRICQVCGTGRLHLKTARSGGAFIGCGNYPECRYTRPISVTGDEGSVISPDGQVLGQDENGVPISLRTGRFGPYVQRGEASEEVPKPPRASLPKGWAPDTLTLERALMLLDLPRLVGAHPEDGLPIEAAIGRFGPYVKHGSTYANIADVEEVFTIGMNRAVEVLAQKFTRGGRAAAAGPLRELGEHPDGGPVSVMPGKYGPYVKWGKVNATLPKELAPEVVTLEEALALVAEKAGKGKPAKKAAAKPKAAAKPKAAAKPKAVAEGAEAKPKAATKPKAAAKAPAKPKAPAKPKAPAKPKAAPKLAKG from the coding sequence ATGGCAGTCGTCGTCGTAGAATCCCCGGCCAAGGCCAAGACAATCAACAAGTATCTGGGGTCCGACTACACGGTTCTGGCGTCTTACGGCCATGTGCGCGACCTGCCGCCCAAGGATGGCTCGGTCGACCCCGAGCATGATTTCGAGATGAAATGGGAAGTTGCGGCCGACAGCCGGAAACACGTCCGCGCGATTGCCGAGGCGCTGAAGACCGACAACGAGCTGATCCTGGCCACCGACCCCGACCGCGAGGGCGAGGCGATTTCCTGGCATCTGCAGGAGGCGCTGGCCTCCAGCATCAAGAAGGGCACCAAGGTCAGCCGCGTGACCTTCAACGCGATCACCAGGGCGGCGGTGACCGAGGCGATGAAGAACCCGCGTCAGGTCGACGGGCCGCTGGTCGATGCCTATCTGGCAAGGCGGGCGCTGGACTATCTGGTGGGCTTCACCCTGTCGCCGGTCCTGTGGCGCAAGCTGCCGGGCGCGAAATCGGCCGGGCGGGTGCAATCGGTCTGCCTGCGGCTGATCGTGGACCGCGAGATGGAGATCGAGGCGTTCCGGGCGCGCGAGTTCTGGACGGTGGGGGCAACGCTCGTCACCCCGCGCGGCCAGGAGTTCGAGGCGCGCCTGACGGTGCTGGCGGCCAGGAAGCTCGACAAGTTCGACATTCCGACGGCAGAGGCCGCCGAACTGGCGGTGCAGGCGGTCACCTCGCGTGCGCTGACGGTGCAATCGGTCGAGGCCAAGCCCGCCGCGCGCAACCCCTCGGCGCCCTTCATGACTTCGACCCTGCAGCAGGAGGCGAGCCGCAAGTTCGGCATGGGTGCCAAGCAGTGCATGAACGCGGCGCAGCGGCTCTACGAGGCCGGGCACATCACCTACATGCGGACCGACGGCATCGACATGGCGCCCGAGGCGGTGATGGCGGCGCGCGACGAGATCAGGCGCCGTTTCGGGGCGGCCTATGTGCCCGACAGCCCGCGGATGTACAAGAACAAGGCCAAGAACGCGCAGGAAGCGCACGAATGCATCCGGCCGACCGACATGGCGGCGGCCCCCGAAAGCCTGCGCCTGACCGAGGCCGACCAGCGCAAGCTCTACGACCTGATCTGGAAACGCACCATCGCCAGCCAGATGGCGGCGGCGCGGCTGGAGCGGACGACGGTCGATGTCGGAAGCGCGGACGGCCAGGTGGTGCTGCGCGCCACGGGCCAGGTGGTGCTGTTCGACGGCTTCCTCAAGGTCTACGAGGAAGGGCGCGACGACGAGGAGGGCGACGACGCCCGCCTGCCGCAGATCATGCCGGGCGAGCCCGCCGAAAAGCGGAAAGTGGCGCAGGAGCAGCACTTCACCCAGCCGCCGCCGCGCTACACCGAGGCCACGCTGGTCAAGCGGATGGAGGAACTGGGCATCGGGCGGCCCTCGACCTATGCCAGCATCCTGACCACCATCGTGGACCGGGAATATGTGCGCAAAGACAAGAACCGCCTGATCCCCGAAGACAAGGGGCGGCTGGTGACGGCGTTCCTGTCGAACTATTTCCGAAAGTATGTGGAATACGACTTCACCGCCGATCTGGAGGGGCAGCTTGACGATGTCTCGGCCGGGACGCGCGCCTACAAGGAAGTGCTGGCGCGGTTCTGGCGCGATTTCTCGGCGGCGATTGCCGAGACGGCAGACCTGCGGATTGGCGAAGTTCTCACCAAAATTGACGAGTTTCTGGCGCCGCATCTCTACCCGCCACGCGCCGACGGGTCCGACCCGCGCATCTGCCAGGTCTGCGGCACCGGGCGGCTGCATCTGAAGACGGCGCGTTCGGGCGGGGCGTTCATCGGCTGCGGCAACTACCCCGAGTGCCGGTATACCCGGCCGATCTCGGTGACCGGGGACGAGGGTTCTGTGATCTCGCCCGACGGGCAGGTGCTGGGGCAGGACGAGAACGGCGTGCCGATCAGCCTGCGCACCGGGCGGTTCGGCCCTTACGTCCAGCGCGGCGAGGCCAGCGAAGAGGTGCCGAAACCGCCGCGTGCCAGCCTGCCGAAAGGCTGGGCGCCCGACACGCTGACGCTGGAACGGGCGCTGATGCTCTTGGACCTGCCGCGGCTGGTCGGGGCGCATCCCGAGGATGGCCTGCCGATCGAGGCGGCGATCGGGCGGTTCGGGCCCTATGTCAAGCATGGCAGCACCTACGCCAACATCGCCGATGTCGAGGAGGTCTTCACCATCGGCATGAACCGCGCGGTAGAGGTGCTGGCGCAGAAGTTCACCCGTGGCGGGCGGGCCGCTGCTGCGGGGCCGCTGCGCGAACTGGGCGAGCATCCCGATGGCGGCCCGGTGTCGGTGATGCCGGGGAAATACGGGCCCTATGTGAAATGGGGCAAGGTCAACGCCACGCTGCCGAAGGAACTTGCGCCCGAGGTGGTGACGCTGGAAGAGGCGCTGGCGTTGGTGGCGGAAAAGGCGGGCAAGGGCAAACCCGCGAAGAAGGCGGCTGCCAAGCCCAAGGCGGCGGCCAAGCCGAAAGCGGCGGCCAAGCCCAAGGCCGTGGCAGAGGGGGCCGAGGCCAAGCCGAAAGCTGCGACGAAACCGAAGGCGGCCGCCAAGGCCCCGGCCAAACCCAAGGCGCCGGCCAAGCCGAAGGCCCCGGCCAAGCCCAAGGCCGCGCCGAAACTCGCCAAGGGCTGA
- a CDS encoding HAMP domain-containing sensor histidine kinase gives MRLSGSLPLSIKVPMIAAGMMVLVGVVASQQVMTALGKVQEDRLRELARLHVDGLAIALGPAVLRRDVWEVYDILDRARQAMAGQRTVLTVVADEDGAVVAASDPNRAPVDSDLGPLLAGAQTIEQVTLAGADAHVRVLADLTYQGRTVGKMLTELDVSDLAAERRRVLVLLLAGNALATLTLATGGYLAMRRMLRPVTLLSARMSAAEGQPEAIAEAEIPVGDKELARLFRTYNAMVEAGSAKADAERRLAERERFVSLGRLSSSLAHEINNPLGGLLNATDTILSYADRPEVVRDAAALLDRGLRHLRDVARATLEQNRMDRQGVPLAREDFADLKLLFEPETVRQGQRLDWRVDAADLARWQAMPVRQIALNLLLNASQAAGHGGTVGLRVADTPEGLDLRVSDDGPGLTASAATRLLSDDRVPPGGGGVGLRLVRELASRTGARIVHARGPGLTEIRILFPERAAP, from the coding sequence ATGAGGCTGTCGGGCAGCCTGCCCCTGTCGATCAAGGTGCCGATGATCGCCGCCGGGATGATGGTGCTGGTGGGTGTCGTCGCTTCGCAGCAGGTGATGACGGCCCTCGGCAAGGTGCAGGAGGACCGCCTGCGCGAACTGGCCCGCCTGCACGTGGACGGGCTGGCCATCGCGCTGGGGCCCGCGGTCCTGCGCCGCGATGTCTGGGAGGTCTATGACATTCTGGACCGCGCAAGGCAGGCGATGGCCGGGCAGCGCACGGTCCTGACCGTGGTGGCCGACGAGGATGGCGCCGTGGTTGCCGCCTCGGACCCCAACCGCGCGCCGGTTGACAGCGATCTGGGGCCGCTGCTGGCCGGTGCGCAGACCATCGAGCAGGTCACGCTGGCCGGGGCCGACGCGCATGTGCGGGTGCTGGCCGACCTGACCTACCAGGGCCGCACCGTCGGGAAGATGCTGACCGAACTGGATGTTTCTGATCTGGCGGCGGAACGGCGGCGGGTTCTGGTGCTGCTTCTGGCGGGGAACGCGCTGGCGACGCTGACGCTGGCGACCGGCGGCTATCTGGCGATGCGCCGCATGTTGCGCCCGGTGACGCTGCTGTCGGCGCGGATGTCGGCGGCCGAGGGCCAGCCCGAGGCGATTGCCGAGGCGGAGATTCCCGTCGGCGACAAGGAACTGGCCCGGCTGTTCCGCACCTACAACGCCATGGTCGAGGCGGGCAGCGCCAAGGCCGATGCCGAACGCCGCCTGGCCGAGCGCGAGCGGTTCGTCAGCCTTGGCCGTCTGTCGTCGTCGCTGGCACACGAGATCAACAACCCGCTGGGCGGCCTGCTGAACGCCACCGACACCATCCTCAGCTATGCCGACCGGCCCGAGGTGGTGCGCGATGCGGCGGCGCTGCTGGACCGCGGGTTGCGGCACCTGCGCGATGTCGCCCGCGCGACGCTGGAACAGAACCGGATGGACCGGCAGGGCGTGCCCCTTGCGCGCGAGGATTTCGCGGACCTGAAACTGCTGTTCGAACCCGAAACCGTGCGTCAGGGTCAACGGCTGGACTGGCGGGTCGATGCGGCCGATCTGGCGCGCTGGCAGGCGATGCCGGTGCGCCAGATCGCGCTGAACCTGCTGCTGAATGCCTCGCAGGCGGCGGGGCATGGCGGCACGGTCGGCTTGCGGGTGGCAGACACGCCGGAAGGGCTGGACCTGCGCGTCAGCGATGACGGGCCGGGCCTGACGGCTTCGGCTGCGACGCGGCTGCTGTCGGATGATCGCGTGCCGCCGGGCGGCGGCGGGGTGGGGCTGCGGCTGGTCCGGGAACTGGCGTCGCGGACGGGGGCGCGGATCGTCCATGCGCGCGGCCCCGGTCTGACGGAAATCCGCATCCTCTTTCCGGAACGGGCCGCGCCATGA
- a CDS encoding 4-aminobutyrate--2-oxoglutarate transaminase, translating into MLNAEVAKRRDDAISRGVGMMTQIYADRALNAEVWDIEGNRYIDFAAGIAVVNTGHCHPRVMAAVTEQMSRFTHTCHQVLPYESYIRLAERLNAAVPGDFAKKTIFVTTGAEACENAVKIARIATGRSGVIAFGGAFHGRTFMGMSLTGKVEPYKKGFGAMMPDVWHVPFPQDVHGISTADAMAGLTKLFKADLDPGRVAAIIFEPVQGEGGFYPAPADLVRGIRKLCDEHGIVMIADEVQTGFARTGTLFAMHGYDVAADLTTMAKGLAGGLPLAAVTGRADLMDAAHPGGLGGTYGGNPLGIAAAHAVLDVIEEEDLCARANELGSRLKQRLEQIRSTTPEIVDIRGPGFMVAVEFANPGSHEPDAGFTNRVRLEALSRGLILLTCGVYGNVIRFLAPITIPDAHFAEAMEILEASVAAARQA; encoded by the coding sequence ATGCTGAACGCCGAAGTCGCCAAACGCCGTGACGATGCCATTTCCCGTGGTGTCGGCATGATGACCCAGATCTACGCCGACCGCGCCCTGAACGCCGAGGTTTGGGATATCGAGGGCAACCGCTACATCGACTTCGCGGCCGGCATCGCGGTGGTCAACACCGGCCACTGTCATCCGCGCGTGATGGCCGCCGTCACCGAGCAGATGTCGCGCTTCACCCACACCTGCCACCAGGTGCTGCCCTACGAATCCTACATCCGCCTTGCCGAACGGCTGAACGCCGCCGTTCCGGGCGATTTTGCCAAGAAGACCATCTTCGTCACCACCGGCGCCGAGGCCTGCGAGAATGCGGTCAAGATCGCCCGCATCGCCACCGGGCGTTCGGGCGTCATCGCCTTCGGCGGCGCCTTCCACGGGCGCACCTTCATGGGCATGTCGCTGACCGGCAAGGTGGAGCCCTACAAGAAGGGCTTCGGCGCGATGATGCCCGACGTCTGGCATGTGCCCTTCCCGCAGGACGTGCACGGCATCTCGACCGCCGATGCGATGGCCGGGCTGACCAAGCTTTTCAAGGCCGATCTCGACCCCGGCCGCGTCGCCGCGATCATCTTCGAACCCGTGCAGGGCGAAGGCGGCTTCTACCCCGCCCCGGCCGACCTCGTGCGCGGCATCCGCAAGCTTTGCGACGAGCATGGCATCGTGATGATCGCAGACGAGGTGCAGACCGGCTTTGCCCGCACCGGCACCCTGTTCGCCATGCACGGCTACGACGTGGCCGCAGACCTGACCACCATGGCCAAGGGTCTGGCCGGCGGGCTGCCGCTGGCCGCCGTCACCGGCCGGGCCGACCTGATGGACGCCGCCCACCCCGGCGGGCTTGGCGGCACCTACGGCGGCAACCCGCTGGGCATCGCCGCCGCCCATGCCGTGCTCGACGTGATCGAGGAGGAAGACCTCTGCGCCCGCGCCAACGAACTTGGCAGCCGCCTGAAGCAGCGGCTGGAACAGATCCGCTCCACCACGCCCGAAATCGTCGACATCCGCGGCCCCGGATTCATGGTGGCGGTCGAGTTCGCCAACCCCGGCAGCCACGAACCCGACGCGGGCTTCACCAACCGCGTAAGGCTGGAGGCGCTGAGCCGCGGCCTGATCCTGCTGACCTGCGGCGTCTATGGCAACGTGATCCGCTTCCTTGCCCCGATCACCATCCCCGACGCGCATTTCGCCGAGGCGATGGAGATCCTCGAAGCCTCGGTCGCCGCCGCGCGCCAGGCCTGA